AAAAAGAAACAGAGCATTTCCGTTAGTAGGAGATGCTCTGTTTTATTTATATCTGCTAATGGTTACTTCTGTTTCAGCAAATCGCGAATCTCGGTCAGCAGTTCTTCCTGGGTGGGACCCTTTGGAGCTTCAGGAGCGGCTGCTGCAGCCTCTTCCTCTTTTTTCTTCAAGTTCGACAACTTATTGATACCCTTGATAAGTAGGAAAATACAGAAAGCCACAATTAGAAAATCAAGTGTGGTCTGTAAGAATGCGCCATAATTAATAGTTACTGGCTCCTGTTCTGGGGTGAGAGGATTTACGGGCAATTTCACACTGAGATCGGTAAAGTTTATACCGCCAATCAGCCATCCAATGGGCGGCATAATGACATCGTTTACCAATGAACTTACGATTTTTCCAAATGCACCGCCAATGATTACACCGACAGCCATGTCCATCACGTTGCCACGCATGGCAAATTCTTTGAATTCTTTAATAAATCCCATAGTAATACTCTTTAGGTTGTTGTTTAAATATAATAAAGAAATCTATTTATTGACTTTTGCAATCTGCGTTTTGCAATCTGCTATGTCGATTTTGGACTATTGCCCATTTTGTTTTTCAATTTCCTTTTTTCAATTTTATTAAGATTGAATTTTGATGCAAATATAGGAAAAAAATAGTAACTTTGCGCTCGAAACAACAAAAAATTGTATTTAAAGTATTAAAAAAATAGATTATTTAGTTTTAAACCCTTTAAATAAACAAGTAAAACAATGACAAAAGTAGCTATTAACGGCTTTGGCCGTATCGGTCGCCTCGCATTCCGTCAGATGTTCGAGGCTGAAGGTTATGAAGTAGTAGCAATCAACGACTTGACCAGCCCCAAAATGCTGGCTCACCTGCTGAAGTACGATACCGCTCAGGGTGGTTTCTGCGGCAAGATTGGTGAGAACAAGCACACTGTAGAGGCTGGTGAGGATTACATCGTAGTTGATGGTAAGAAGATCACTATCTATGCTATTCCTAACGCTGCTGAGCTGCCTTGGGGTAAGCTGGATGTAGATGTAGTTCTGGAGTGCACAGGTTTCTACACATCTAAGGAGAAGGCTTCTGCTCACCTCACTGCTGGTGCTAAGAAGGTTGTTATCTCTGCTCCTGCTGGTAACGATCTGCCTACTATCGTTTACAATGTAAACCACAAGACTCTGACTCCTGCTGACACTGTTATCAGCGCTGCTTCTTGTACAACAAACTGCCTGGCTCCTATGACAAAGGCTCTGAACGACCTCGCTCCAATCCAGAGCGGTATCATGACAACTGTTCACGCTTACACAGGTGACCAGATGATCCTCGACGGTCCTCAGCGCAAGGGTGATGTTCAGCGCGCTCGTGCTGGTGCTCAGAACATCGTTCCTAACTCAACTGGTGCTGCTAAGGCTATCGGTCTCGTTATCCCCGAGCTGAACGGTAAGCTGATCGGTGCTGCTCAGCGCGTTCCAACTCCTACAGGTTCTACCACTATCCTGCACGCTGTTGTTAAGGGTGATGTAACTGTTGAGAGCATCAACGCTGCCATGAAGGCTGCTGCTAACGAGAGCTTCGGTTACACTGAGGAGAAGCTTGTTTCTAGCGACATCATCGGTATGAAGTTCGGTTCACTCTTCGACGCTAACCAGACCATGGTAAGCAAGATGGAGGACGGCAACTCACTCGTACAGGTTGTTTCTTGGTACGACAATGAGAACTCTTACACTTCTCAGATGGTTCGTACCATTAAGTACCTCGCTGAGCTGAAATAATCTTGCTCAGAACTTAATAATTGCAAATACATAAGCATTAATACAATGAAAAGCCATTCTGCATTCAGCAGGATGGCTTTTTCTTAAACCAACCAATCTTTTTCGTTAAAATCATAGCGTTGTTTCTCTTTAATATGAGAAAATTATTATTTGTCTTATTGACTTTTTTTGTTACGTTAGC
The sequence above is a segment of the Prevotella sp. E9-3 genome. Coding sequences within it:
- the mscL gene encoding large-conductance mechanosensitive channel protein MscL; the encoded protein is MGFIKEFKEFAMRGNVMDMAVGVIIGGAFGKIVSSLVNDVIMPPIGWLIGGINFTDLSVKLPVNPLTPEQEPVTINYGAFLQTTLDFLIVAFCIFLLIKGINKLSNLKKKEEEAAAAAPEAPKGPTQEELLTEIRDLLKQK
- the gap gene encoding type I glyceraldehyde-3-phosphate dehydrogenase, with protein sequence MTKVAINGFGRIGRLAFRQMFEAEGYEVVAINDLTSPKMLAHLLKYDTAQGGFCGKIGENKHTVEAGEDYIVVDGKKITIYAIPNAAELPWGKLDVDVVLECTGFYTSKEKASAHLTAGAKKVVISAPAGNDLPTIVYNVNHKTLTPADTVISAASCTTNCLAPMTKALNDLAPIQSGIMTTVHAYTGDQMILDGPQRKGDVQRARAGAQNIVPNSTGAAKAIGLVIPELNGKLIGAAQRVPTPTGSTTILHAVVKGDVTVESINAAMKAAANESFGYTEEKLVSSDIIGMKFGSLFDANQTMVSKMEDGNSLVQVVSWYDNENSYTSQMVRTIKYLAELK